Proteins encoded in a region of the Chryseobacterium piperi genome:
- a CDS encoding metallophosphoesterase has translation MKRTLVIGDIHGGFRALKQVLERAEVTVDDQLIFLGDYVDGWSESSHIIEFLMDLSEKQDCIFIKGNHDAWCEDWISLGETPDVWLFHGGRKTIESYEGYSEEELEKHLVFFRRMKNYYVDDQNRLFIHAGYSSMHGPEKEMYSSNYRWDRTLWETAVSMDKKLSKNSGLCPKRLLLYKEIFIGHTSTLELGISYPLNKANIWNLDTGAAYTGALSIMDVDTKEFWQSDPLPGLYPKENGRNTR, from the coding sequence ATGAAAAGAACATTGGTAATTGGGGATATTCACGGGGGCTTTAGAGCATTGAAACAGGTTTTAGAGCGTGCAGAGGTAACAGTTGATGATCAGTTAATTTTTCTTGGTGATTATGTCGACGGATGGAGTGAATCCTCTCATATCATTGAGTTTTTAATGGATCTGTCCGAAAAGCAAGATTGTATTTTCATCAAAGGAAATCATGATGCCTGGTGTGAAGATTGGATTTCCTTGGGTGAAACTCCGGATGTCTGGCTCTTTCACGGAGGCAGAAAAACCATTGAAAGTTACGAAGGATATTCTGAAGAAGAGCTGGAGAAACATTTAGTTTTTTTTCGACGTATGAAAAATTATTATGTAGATGATCAAAACCGATTGTTCATTCATGCAGGCTACTCTTCAATGCATGGCCCTGAAAAAGAAATGTATTCCAGCAATTATCGATGGGACAGAACACTTTGGGAAACTGCCGTTTCGATGGATAAGAAGCTGAGTAAGAATTCAGGGCTCTGTCCGAAGAGGTTGCTTTTATACAAAGAGATCTTCATAGGGCATACTTCGACCCTAGAGTTAGGGATTAGCTATCCTCTCAATAAAGCAAATATCTGGAATTTAGACACGGGAGCAGCTTATACAGGCGCTTTGTCCATTATGGATGTTGACACCAAAGAATTCTGGCAAAGTGATCCGCTTCCAGGTTTATATCCTAAAGAAAATGGAAGGAATACACGATAA